A portion of the Algisphaera agarilytica genome contains these proteins:
- a CDS encoding alpha/beta hydrolase, with amino-acid sequence MPRFRTIEVSDPPFESANLRYITIKTPNLVGRGDISVFVPNGAQEAGKLLPLVTLLHGVYGSHWVWSQKAGVHLTAQRMIDAGEIPPMLIAMPSDGLMFDGSAYLPHNDRKFDAWIVEDVPDAVIEAGIPTAADSPRFICGLSMGGYGALRLGAANPDRFAAFAGHSSITDFDQMKLFVEELDETYGQPTVERSVFQTLKQNAGHLPPFRFDCGPDDILIEHNRKLHADLDAAGITHTYEEHPGGHEWPYWTKHIEASLKFFAEELG; translated from the coding sequence ATGCCGCGTTTCCGCACGATCGAAGTCTCCGACCCGCCGTTTGAGTCGGCGAACCTGCGCTATATCACGATCAAGACGCCCAACCTCGTCGGCCGAGGTGACATCAGCGTCTTCGTCCCCAATGGCGCACAAGAGGCAGGTAAGCTACTCCCGCTGGTCACGCTGCTCCACGGCGTGTATGGCAGCCACTGGGTCTGGTCGCAGAAAGCTGGCGTGCACCTCACCGCCCAGCGCATGATCGACGCCGGTGAGATTCCGCCGATGCTCATCGCCATGCCCTCCGACGGCCTCATGTTCGACGGCAGCGCCTATCTCCCGCACAACGACCGCAAGTTCGACGCCTGGATCGTCGAGGATGTGCCCGATGCCGTGATCGAAGCGGGCATCCCCACCGCCGCGGATTCGCCACGATTCATTTGCGGCCTATCGATGGGCGGCTACGGCGCACTTCGACTCGGTGCGGCAAACCCCGATCGCTTCGCCGCCTTCGCCGGCCATTCCTCAATCACCGACTTCGACCAGATGAAGCTCTTCGTCGAAGAGCTGGATGAAACGTACGGCCAACCCACCGTCGAACGCTCGGTCTTCCAAACCCTCAAACAGAACGCAGGCCATTTGCCCCCCTTCCGCTTCGACTGCGGCCCGGACGACATCCTTATCGAGCACAACCGCAAACTCCACGCCGACCTCGACGCCGCGGGCATTACCCATACCTACGAAGAACACCCCGGCGGCCACGAATGGCCCTACTGGACCAAGCACATCGAAGCCAGCCTGAAGTTCTTCGCTGAAGAGTTGGGCTGA
- a CDS encoding MotA/TolQ/ExbB proton channel family protein yields MQLFSRLIGLHVVLLGFAWTLWAGSGGNLGRYIDLPSLMGVVVLLAGCALCCFSLSDIVDTIGAVIAGPGDADETRLRQRVAVAAQAYQVAWGAGIVITLTGLITMLSDLSSPSSIGAGMAVALLSTFYGAFLAEFVIGPCRQTLLNHLDGPRNPDGEDEKVTPALGSASGLWRGAAVVLLILCCFFVLTVSFSELDQTGQYDAVIDHINQAISEGKLQPTAESGR; encoded by the coding sequence ATGCAATTGTTCTCGCGTCTTATTGGGCTTCATGTCGTCCTACTGGGTTTCGCCTGGACCCTTTGGGCCGGGAGCGGGGGTAACTTGGGGCGGTACATCGATCTGCCTTCGCTGATGGGGGTGGTCGTCTTGCTCGCGGGATGCGCCTTGTGCTGTTTCTCGCTCAGCGACATTGTTGACACCATCGGCGCGGTCATTGCCGGGCCGGGCGATGCAGACGAAACGCGACTTCGGCAGCGGGTCGCGGTGGCGGCTCAGGCGTACCAAGTCGCGTGGGGCGCAGGAATCGTGATCACCCTCACCGGCCTGATCACCATGCTGTCCGACCTCAGCAGCCCCTCGTCGATCGGGGCGGGCATGGCGGTCGCACTGCTCTCAACCTTCTACGGCGCGTTCCTCGCCGAGTTTGTCATTGGCCCCTGCCGCCAGACTTTGCTGAACCACCTCGACGGCCCGCGCAACCCGGATGGAGAAGATGAAAAAGTTACTCCCGCCCTGGGCAGCGCCTCGGGGCTCTGGCGTGGCGCGGCCGTGGTATTGTTAATTCTTTGCTGCTTCTTCGTGCTGACCGTCAGCTTCTCTGAACTCGATCAGACCGGGCAATACGACGCGGTCATCGATCACATCAACCAAGCAATCAGCGAAGGCAAGCTTCAGCCCACCGCTGAGTCGGGCAGATAA
- a CDS encoding HAD family hydrolase encodes MLEAIVFDFDGVIVDSEPLHYQAFVMVGKSIGFEFSYEEYLATYIGFDDRDAFRVMLEASGEKVTPERVAELCAQKQPMFDAVAKMGAQSGSLAIPGALELIDECAKVDLPRAIASGATRADIELMLELLDRRDRFDIIVTADDVEFSKPDPTSYAMAVEKLGITPGNALAIEDTAAGLASAGGAGLMTLGLTTTGPAEALADAGRVIDDLTGVDLEQLKLWY; translated from the coding sequence ATGCTGGAAGCGATTGTTTTTGATTTTGATGGCGTGATCGTCGATTCCGAGCCGCTGCACTACCAGGCGTTTGTCATGGTGGGCAAGAGCATCGGGTTCGAGTTCTCCTATGAGGAATACCTGGCGACGTACATCGGGTTTGACGACCGCGATGCGTTCCGGGTGATGCTCGAGGCGTCGGGGGAGAAGGTGACGCCGGAGCGGGTGGCGGAGTTGTGTGCGCAGAAGCAGCCGATGTTCGACGCGGTGGCAAAGATGGGGGCCCAGAGCGGGTCGCTGGCCATTCCCGGGGCGTTGGAGCTGATTGATGAGTGTGCGAAGGTGGACCTGCCACGCGCCATCGCCAGCGGCGCGACGCGGGCGGACATCGAACTCATGCTCGAACTGCTGGATCGCAGGGACCGGTTCGACATCATCGTGACCGCCGACGACGTGGAGTTTTCTAAGCCTGATCCCACGAGCTACGCCATGGCGGTGGAGAAGCTCGGCATCACGCCGGGCAACGCGCTGGCGATTGAAGATACCGCCGCGGGCCTCGCTTCGGCAGGCGGCGCGGGACTCATGACCTTGGGCCTGACCACCACCGGCCCCGCCGAGGCGCTTGCTGATGCGGGCCGGGTGATCGACGACCTGACGGGCGTGGACCTGGAACAACTCAAACTCTGGTATTGA
- the glmM gene encoding phosphoglucosamine mutase produces MADSNAPLMLSISGMRGLVGKSITPDVVARYTAAFGSWLKTARNTANPTVVLGRDSRPSGEMFENAAAAGLASIGAKVIRVGILSTPGVAIMGQHLGADGGIVITASHNPTPWNGVKPLRHDGVAPPPDAFEQFIAMFKSDEADHVEVDALKPITSNTTGVEVHRDLAADLVDVELIRNAKLKAVVDSVHGAGGDEAAALLDLLGVETVQLYKEPTGQFPHVPEPTKENLTELCEVVAREGAHVGFAQDPDADRLAIVDEQGQYIGEEYTLALCAMHKLGKGDVAVANLSTSRMIDDIAEAAGATVVRTPVGEANVAAGMRANNANLGGEGNGGIIWRPISQVRDSLVGMALVLEMLAQRKISLSSIVAATPSYAIVKDKLELPTREQADPTLVWTAQHYADQKVDTQDGVRVDWEDRWVHVRPSNTEPILRIIAEAATQEAAQALVDEVRAGIASIES; encoded by the coding sequence ATGGCAGATTCAAACGCCCCCCTCATGCTCAGCATCAGCGGCATGCGCGGCCTGGTCGGCAAGTCGATCACGCCCGATGTCGTCGCCCGCTACACCGCGGCGTTCGGCAGCTGGCTCAAGACCGCCCGCAACACCGCCAACCCCACCGTCGTGCTCGGCCGAGACTCGCGCCCGTCCGGCGAGATGTTCGAAAACGCCGCTGCCGCCGGTCTCGCCAGCATCGGTGCCAAGGTCATCCGCGTCGGCATCCTCTCGACGCCCGGCGTCGCCATCATGGGCCAGCACCTTGGGGCTGACGGCGGCATCGTCATCACCGCCAGCCACAACCCCACGCCCTGGAACGGCGTCAAGCCGCTGCGCCACGACGGCGTCGCCCCGCCGCCCGATGCGTTCGAGCAGTTCATCGCGATGTTCAAATCCGACGAGGCCGACCACGTCGAGGTCGATGCGCTCAAGCCCATCACGAGCAACACCACCGGCGTCGAGGTCCATCGCGATCTGGCCGCCGACCTGGTGGACGTTGAGCTGATCCGAAACGCCAAGCTCAAAGCCGTCGTCGATTCGGTCCACGGCGCGGGCGGCGACGAAGCCGCGGCGCTGCTTGACCTCCTCGGCGTCGAAACCGTTCAGCTCTACAAAGAACCCACCGGCCAATTCCCTCACGTCCCCGAGCCGACCAAAGAAAACCTCACCGAGCTCTGCGAAGTCGTTGCCCGTGAAGGGGCCCACGTCGGCTTCGCGCAGGACCCCGACGCCGACCGCTTGGCGATCGTGGATGAGCAAGGCCAATACATCGGGGAGGAATACACGCTCGCCCTCTGCGCCATGCACAAGCTCGGTAAGGGCGACGTCGCCGTGGCAAATCTCTCGACCAGCCGGATGATCGACGACATCGCCGAGGCCGCGGGGGCAACCGTCGTGCGGACCCCGGTCGGTGAAGCGAATGTCGCCGCGGGCATGCGTGCGAACAACGCCAACCTCGGCGGCGAAGGCAACGGCGGCATCATCTGGCGGCCCATCAGCCAGGTCCGCGACAGCCTCGTCGGCATGGCCCTGGTCCTCGAGATGCTCGCCCAGCGCAAGATCAGTCTGTCGTCCATCGTCGCCGCCACCCCGAGCTACGCGATCGTGAAAGACAAGCTCGAACTGCCTACGCGTGAACAAGCCGACCCGACATTGGTCTGGACCGCCCAGCACTACGCCGACCAAAAGGTCGACACCCAAGACGGCGTCCGCGTCGACTGGGAAGACCGCTGGGTCCACGTGCGACCGAGCAACACCGAGCCGATCCTGCGCATCATCGCCGAAGCCGCGACACAGGAAGCCGCTCAGGCTTTGGTGGATGAAGTCCGCGCCGGCATCGCGTCGATCGAGTCTTGA